GACCGTGAGATCGCCGAGGCCGCGGTGGACAAGCTTCTGTCCCGACGGGCCAGGTAGGGGGTGGAGTCGGTGCAAGTCGTCTCCGAGATACTCGCCTACGTCGGCCACGAGATCGCGCTGGAGCCCGTCCGCTTCGCCATCGAGGTCGTCCAGTTCATCTTCCTTCTCGTCATCATCTACTTCGCGGCGATGGGTCTCGGCAAGCGCCGGGGCATCGTTCGCGGGATGCTCGACGGCCGCCGGGCCCGCATCTCCGACCAGTTGAGCGCCGTCGACCATTCGGTGATCGCGCTGGACGAAGCCCGGGAGACCGCGGCGCGCGTGCTGTCCGACGCGCGTGCCGAGGCAGAGGCGATCTCGGCGCGCGCTCGCGAGGAGGCGCGCGATCTCGAGGACTCCGCTCGCGCCGAGGCTGACGCCGAGGCCGAGAGCATCGGCCGGCGCGCGGAAGAGGCCCTGGCCACCGAGACCGAGGAGCTCCACGCCGAGGTGCGCGACCGGCTGATCGAGGTGGTGGCGTCGGCGACCCGCTCGGTGCTCAACGAGCGACTGTCCGCCGCCGAGCAGCGGGAGCTCATCCAGGACGCGATCATGGCGGCCGTGCGCCGTTGCGAGGCCGGGAACGAGGCGCCGAAGCGAGCGGTCGCGGGACGCGGGGCGGTGTGAGGTCATGCCCGGCCGGGCCGAGAGTCCACGGCTGGAGCCGGCGTGCGGCGGCGTTCGCGTCGAGCCCGGCACCGAGCGCGAGGTCCTCACGCGCCTGCTGGCCGAGTTTCCGGGGTCGACTCTGACGCTGCATGCGCGTACCTACCTCGAGGAGCAGCTGCTCAAGCGCCTGAGGCGCGTGCTGTCGGATTCCGCAGGGCGCGACATCGCGCTGGACGTCCGCGTGAACCCGACGATGGATGCGGGCGCGGTGCTCTACGTCGGCCCTGAGGTGCGGGTCGTGCTCGACGCGCGCTGGACATGGGTGACCGCGCTTGAGCGCGTCACGCGCGAGTTGTGCGAGTCGGGCGGGCTCGGTGACGCGGCCGCGTCGTTCGAGTACCTCAAGGACCTGATCGCCGGGGCGTCACCGGATGTCGTGGTCGAGGAGCTGTACGACACCGGCAGCGTGCTCGACATCGCCGACGGAGTGGCGACCGTCGCTGGCCTGCGCGATGTCGGGTCGCAGGAGATCGTGGAGTTCCAAGGCGGTGTGCTCGGCATCGCATTCTCGCTGATGGCGGAGCGCGTCGGCTGCGTGCTGCTCGGCCCGGAGGAGGGGATCCGCGAGGGGAGCGACGTGCGTCGCACAGGCCACCTGTTCAAGGTGCCTGTCGGCGAGGGGATGGCCGGCAGGATCGTCAACGCCGTCGGGCGCCCGGTCGACGGCGGAGTCCCGCTCGTGGCGCGCGCGCATCTGCCCGCCGAGCGCAAGGCGCCCGGCATCGTCGACCGCCAGCCGGTCGACCGGCCGCTGCACACCGGCATCAAGGTGATCGACGCGCTCGTCCCGATCGGCAGGGGTCAGCGTGAGCTGGTCATCGGCGACCGCAAGATCGGCAAGACCACGCTGGCCGTCGACGCGATCCTGGCGCAGAAGGGCCAGGGTGTGACGTGCGTCTACTGCGCCATCGGGCAGAAGGCCAGCAGCGTGCAGCGCGTTGTGAGCACGCTCGCCGAGCACGGAGCGCTCGACTACACCGTCGTCGTCCTCGCCATGCCGAGCGAACAGCCGGCGTTCCGTTACCTGGCGCCGTACACCGCGTGCGCGATCGGCGAGTACCAGATGGACCGGGGCGGCGACGCGTTCGTGGTCTACGACGACCTCTCGAAGCACGCGGTCACGTACCGCGAGATGTCCGCGCTGCTCGACCGTCCGGTGGGACGGGAGGCGTATCCCGGCGACATCTTCTACATCCACTCGCGTCTGCTCGAGCGCGCGGCGCGCATGTCGGTCGAGTGCGGCGGCGGTTCGCTGACCGCGCTACCGATCGTCGAGACACTGGCGGGCGACATCTCGGCATTCATCCCCACCAACGTCATCTCCATCTGCGACGGGCAGATCGTGCTCGACGCCGCGACGTTCAACGAAGGCACGCGCCCTGCGATGAACGCGGGCCTGTCGGTCTCGCGCGTCGGCGGCGCGGCGCAGGACCGGATCATGAAGCAGGTGGCCGGCCGCCTGCGCATCGACCTCGCGCAGTACGACGAGATGGCGCAGTTCGTGAAGTTCGGAGCCGAGGTCGACGAGGCGACGACCCGCCAGTTAGCACGCGGGGAGCGTGCGCGTGAGCTGCTCAAGCAGGCGCAGCACGCGCCGATGCCGGTCGAGCACGAGGCGCTGGTGCTGTACGCCGCCGTCAACGGCTACTTCGACCCGGTGGACGTAGCCGAGGTCGGACGGGTCGAGGCGGAGCTGATCGAGCACGCCGACGTGCAGCACCCTACGGTGATGGCGTCGGTGCGCGAGACGCCGGACCTGACTCCCGCGCTCGAGACGAGGTTGCGGGAGCTCGTCGAGTCGTTTCCCGGTCTCGCGTCAGGTGACTCGGAGCCGCAGGGGAAAGCGCCGGCCACGCCCGAGGACGGAGCTGCGGAGGCGTCGTTGGCGGAGGGACCGCTCTCGGCCGAGACCGGCGAGGCGGTGGCCTAGATGCAGAAGCTGGTCGAGGTCCGGAGCAGGATGCGCGCGGTCACGAGCATCGGCGGCGTGTGTCGCACGATGGCGACGGTCGCCTCGGCGAAGCTGTCGCGCACGCGCGAGCGCGCCGCTGGGATCCGGGAGTACACGCGCCGCATGCGCGAGATCATCGGGCGTCAGCAGCGCTGCCTCGAGGCGGCGGGGCGGCGTCCGGGATCGATCTCGCCATTCCTCTCGGAGCGCGAGGTGCGCGAGGTGCTGCTGCTCCACGTCGCGTCCGATCGCGGGATGTGCGGCGGCTACAACTTGGCCGTGTACCGGGTCGCCGCGGCGTTCGTTGCGGAGGCCCAGGCCGCGGGGGCGCACGTGCGCGTCGTGACCAAGGGCACGCGCGGCGAGTACTACGTCCGCCGGCGGCTGCCCGGACTCGATGTGGCCGACGCGGCGGGCTGGTCGCGCGCCGGCGTCACCCCCGCCGAGGTCGACCGCTACCACGAGATGCTGACCGGCGCCTTCCTCGCGGGCGAGTGCGACGAGGTCTGGTGCTCGTACACGCGATTCCTCTCGCCGGTGCGCCGGGAGCCGGCGGTCGTTCGCCTTCTGCCCGTCAAGCTCGGCGAGATCGCCGGTGACAGCGCGCTGGCCGAGGAGCCCGTGGGCGATGCCGTGCCCGAGCACTGGTTCTACGAGCCGTCGGCCGAGGCCATCGTCACCGAGCTGCTCGGCGAGTTCGTGCGGCTGCAGGTCGAGGACGTGCTGCTGGAGGCGTTCGCCTCGGAACAGGCCGCGCGGATGATCACCATGGAAGAGGCGGTCGAGCGGGCGGACCGTACGCTCCACGACTTGCGGGTGCGGTACAACCGGCTGCGCCGCGAGTCCATCACA
This genomic interval from Actinomycetota bacterium contains the following:
- a CDS encoding F0F1 ATP synthase subunit alpha codes for the protein MDAGAVLYVGPEVRVVLDARWTWVTALERVTRELCESGGLGDAAASFEYLKDLIAGASPDVVVEELYDTGSVLDIADGVATVAGLRDVGSQEIVEFQGGVLGIAFSLMAERVGCVLLGPEEGIREGSDVRRTGHLFKVPVGEGMAGRIVNAVGRPVDGGVPLVARAHLPAERKAPGIVDRQPVDRPLHTGIKVIDALVPIGRGQRELVIGDRKIGKTTLAVDAILAQKGQGVTCVYCAIGQKASSVQRVVSTLAEHGALDYTVVVLAMPSEQPAFRYLAPYTACAIGEYQMDRGGDAFVVYDDLSKHAVTYREMSALLDRPVGREAYPGDIFYIHSRLLERAARMSVECGGGSLTALPIVETLAGDISAFIPTNVISICDGQIVLDAATFNEGTRPAMNAGLSVSRVGGAAQDRIMKQVAGRLRIDLAQYDEMAQFVKFGAEVDEATTRQLARGERARELLKQAQHAPMPVEHEALVLYAAVNGYFDPVDVAEVGRVEAELIEHADVQHPTVMASVRETPDLTPALETRLRELVESFPGLASGDSEPQGKAPATPEDGAAEASLAEGPLSAETGEAVA
- a CDS encoding F0F1 ATP synthase subunit gamma, producing MQKLVEVRSRMRAVTSIGGVCRTMATVASAKLSRTRERAAGIREYTRRMREIIGRQQRCLEAAGRRPGSISPFLSEREVREVLLLHVASDRGMCGGYNLAVYRVAAAFVAEAQAAGAHVRVVTKGTRGEYYVRRRLPGLDVADAAGWSRAGVTPAEVDRYHEMLTGAFLAGECDEVWCSYTRFLSPVRREPAVVRLLPVKLGEIAGDSALAEEPVGDAVPEHWFYEPSAEAIVTELLGEFVRLQVEDVLLEAFASEQAARMITMEEAVERADRTLHDLRVRYNRLRRESITTDMLGVLYAGRLRGGRHGA